AttggaaaaataaaattatattttttgaaaaaaattattattttaaatatcattaaaaaattaattatttttttgaatttttaacttttaaatataataaattcaaGTCTAAAtcactttttaatattttaaattaatattttttaaatttataacttAATACCAATAAGTCATTACACTCTCAAAGAGAAAATTCAATATTTGaagaattcttttttttttttttttttgctaaataATAATGGACACACGCATTCGAGTTCAGTGCTGGGAGAATTCATCGTTGGGAAGCTGAGGGATTCTTGTACTTTAATCCTCCTATACAGCAAGTTGCTTACAATAAAATGGAGGTCAATGTAATGATCAATCATTTTCAATTATTACACCTTATTGTATAAAAAAATATCTGCTATGCGTGACATTAAAGAATTAGGAGCCAACATCACCATTACAGCTGTCATGTTCCCATCAGCTTTTCCTAATTTACCTTGGAGTTTTCCACAGTTAATATCTTATGAGCATCCACCTTCTATTTAATGGCCGTATTATATATGTTCCCAGGTAAGGCTTACTTAATGACCTATAATTGATCTTTCGATATTTCACATCGAATATAAATTATGCatgtaaaatatttataaaagataaaaaattttaataaaatttgattttatCAATATGTCAAGTTCTATTTTTAAGTGCTATGTGTGTGCATtctttttttgataaaaaaaaaaagaaaatctcaAGAGGTAAGTCGAGTGAGTATCTCAGTGCGATTCTAATTGAAGTTCGCGAGTGATGAGCATGCCTAAAGACCGGTTTTTCAGGATCTCATATCGAATATGTGATATACGTACGTGGCGCTTATATAAAAtgatgaattttaataaaataattttatcaagatATCAAATTTTATCCTTTGAAAGTTGTGTGTATGGGTTCTTTCTTCAACAAAAAATGACCTATAGCTTAATTAATAGTCCTGATGCTAAACTCTTTGTAAATCCCAAAGGAAATGCATATAAATTTGAagtaaactaaaattttgaagtGCTAAAAAataaaggagagagagagagagagagaggctgaCCCAGAAGAAAGTTTGACTAGGGCACCGTGTCTGACCGAAGACCATTCTAAATTAAAACACAAATAATAGAACAGttgacacaacaattacggatcaAATGGGAGGAAGTCCAGGTCCATTGCTTTAATGCCAAAACCAGCGTGCTGTGGGATTGAACATTTAAATTAGTCCAACAAATCAGCCACCCAACTCCTTGCACCTTGTCTTGCTGGAAAAACGGAATTAATTATACTTAATATTACTAAATATGTACTTTATAAGCTAGCAGCcacttttttttattagtttactAAATACATTATTTTTAGTTTACTAAATACATTAATTCAGTCTTTACCAGTTAAATCAAAAACtccttaaatattatttttataaattttaaataaataattattgaaaggtaaaaaataattaatagtataaaattatttttatacatttttatcttttgtgtttaaattttatacgataattaagaaaataattagataatttatttttatagaaacaTACTAGTCCCATCTAATCACTCAtggtataaatatttattatatttagtaaagataaaagtataaaattaaaaataaaataattaatacttaTTGATTTTGTAAATGCGATAAATAATTTTAGATAAAAGAAAAACTcagatataataaataaaaaaggaaaaggtAGTAGTTAATAGTGTTTGGTATGAGTTTAATATGCAAAagcttaaataaaatattaattattaaaatttatgaacCCAGTAATCAATTCTCTCATGGCATACAAACAATAACAATGGAAGTTTAAAAAGTTATAAAATCAATAAATACTCATTAAATTCATACCAAACACTCTCTAATACTTGATTAGATGATTAATAATTATAGGTTtacaatgtcatccacattaaaaaataataataacaatattaTAGTAATATTAGTCAATATCTCTAACGAGACATAAATATAATAGTTAAAAGTATATCActcattaaataaaatcaaacatttgatttttttttattttttaaatttgatttaacTTAAAATTGAATTagctaattttaatataatttaatagcaattttaatagattttaattcaattttagcaTCAATTTAAACCGATCTTGTTCTGTTGCGGTTCTAATTTTAAACCAGCTATTGACTGGTTCTACATTATAGACAGAATAAATTCACGTTGTTCGCCAAAAATGAATTTTGTGGTCTCTGCCGTTTTAGATGGTCAAATGGAACACTTGCATTCAGATTTAAAAAGCCTCAAgctagtttcttttttttttttttttctgaaataaTCATATCCTCTCTTTATTGTATACAATTTTTAGATTTATAGACTACTAATGAAGAACACATTGCATTATAGAGTGTAGGTCAGTCACAATTTGATTCACTTTCATTATgttttgattaaattcaaaaattaattttttttaatttaaatttcatttaaaattaattttttatagaaatttaaatttgatttttaattaattaaaattaatcaatattaatttaatttaattttcgatttgaATCCATATTTAGCATTGTTACTATGGTTCACCTTTTCCCCACCATCTCCCCAAAATTTGGTGGCTTCACACAATACGGCAGTCCAAAAAGAAAAGTTGTATTGAAGTTCTAAATTTAGAGATCTATGATTTGTTacgttatatatatttaatattataaaagaaaattttctgttattaattaaattatattgaaATTCAGATACTAATTTTTAAGgacaattgaaaaaaaataatttcgttattattttgatttataaaataaaatatttttttattattaaaaataattattaataaaataaaatgtaatttaattttaacaaaattattattattattaaagccCTAGTTTAGGCAATAGAAAAGCAGAAGAGAATGGCAGTTTGTAATTGCATACCTGCAAATGCCACATTTTCGTATTTCGACCGTTTCCAAGACACCTTACACGTGGTATCTATTCCGTCTACTCAGAACAGCTGTCAGATGAACGGCCGCTTCTTTCGTCTCCTTGTGCAGTCCGCATCACATCACACCAGCCGTTGGATCAGAATCCCAATGCCTTAACCCCATCCTGTAGTCAGACCGACCGTGTAATAACCATGGTTAAATTAACCAACAACACGTCCGCAACATGATAACCCCTACAATATCCCGTTATTTACCACCCTACCCTTATATCTCCAATCTATAAATCAAGCCCTCGAGACTCGCTAGGTTTGCCAAACCAGCTAGCCTAGGGGTCCTTTAGGAGAAAATTCCCCAAAAagcccctcttcttcttcttcttcttcttctgtcttCTTTCCCCTTTTTCGTCCCTCTGAAAATGGCTACGAGCTCGCAGTCAAGAAGATCTAGCGGACCAGTCCTACGTTCTCTTTCACCTTGTGGAAGATTTCCAACCCATCATACGAATTCTTATTTATCATCTTCCGCATCATCCTCTGCCTTTGCTTCTTCAACCAGTTCCAGTTTCTCTTCCCCACCAACTGCCTTTTTTAATGCTAGCCACCATAGATCAGCTTCCCCTACTCGCGTTAATCTCTACACGACGTCATGTCCCAATTCTCATTCCTTTCGATTTTCTATTGGCAGATCTAGTTCTCCTAATCGGTCTATAACGGTTACCAAACAGAATAACCCGATCTCTCTCCCGAAGAAGACTTGCATGTGTTCTCCAACTACGCATCCGGGATCATTTCGGTGTAGTCTGCACAAGAATACTGGTGTTCATAATAATGGAAGTGGTTCTGTACCGTATACGCCCAACCGGCTGAACATGAGGCGATCGGCGATGACGAATTCACTTGTGAGAATCGGTAGCGTCGAAGGTGAGTGGGTGAAGAGAGCATTGACGGCGTTGATTCGGCCGTCTTCGCATCAGCAAAGGCGTCGTGCTGATTTCCAGCCCAGGCCAAGTCGGCTCTCGGTTATGTCGAAAGCCGATGATATCTGATTGTGGTTGGAATTACAGGTTGGTTATTGTTTTTCGTTTTATATCATCAGATTCCGGTGACGTATGGTAGGATTCGGCGAAGGTGTGCATAGCTGAGTCAAAACAGAATCGAATCGGAGGAGTTTCGATTGATCTGCTCGAGGTACCGTGTCGAATCCGAAATGAAGTTTGATCCGGACTGAGTCAACGTCGATGAGTTTTGTAAACGGAGACCCGAAGGCTAGAGTTTTTTGTTGGACATGGAAATTTGGAAATCCTTTGTACATATCAATTGCTATGGAAGGAGATTTTGGGACGTGAAAATCTAATctaatctaaattaaaaataaaattaatttaatcctGTACAATCAATTTCAAGCAAAATTTGCAAAATGACCGTCTGGTTTGACCTCCGATGCGTCTGTTGTGTTTGCAGCGCAGGGGGTGTAGGGCACCCGTAACGCTTGACTTTAACAATCCCCTTACATTGGCGGATCGTGGGTCCTTTCATCGTTACCGTTATACGTCATCCGTTGTACGTGCCGTTGTTAATGCCGTTGCCGAAGCCTGTTGCTTTGTATCGCGTGCGAGGTATATTCTTTGTATTGTGCGTTTCTTTTTTTAATCATTATTGACTTGTTTTGTGTTCCATGTTTCAGGTCTGAAGCTTTGGTGGACAGTGGAAAttgggggaaaaaaaaaattaaaatttaaaccgATGAAAACTATAAAATGGTAATTGTTTGCTTACCAGAGACGGAAAGAATTTCAAATGTACGAAGACAGCTGGATTCATTAATTATGTCTTACTAAAAAGGAGAATAATCcagaaaaaataaaagtaaaaaggaCATCTAACCCTGCCCATTACCGATGACCTAACATGGCAAGAAAGAACAAAAGGAAAGGTGAAAATGAAGGAATTTTGCTGGTTAACTGAAGGAGGATTTACCTAGTACTTGTAAGTTGGAAGGTAACATTTCATATAATGACGTTCGGAGCATTAAGCATAGGAGATATTTTACTTGTCACGTTGTAGGCTGGCATGTGGTGCGCCTAGATATCGTATAGGGAGACGATTAAACAAATTCAGTGGGCGACCTTTTGAAGCCACTCGTGACTTTGGAATTTTTCGTTTACATTGATTCGAAAGACAAGTCTTATCACAGCCACGGAATTCAGAGGAATCGATCCGATTGGTTGTTCCCTTTGTGTTATCGGACTTGAGTTGTGTTATTACGCCCACCCCTTTCCAGGCACGAAGAAGATAAGGCAATCCGCATTAAGAGGGCAAATATCGAAGCAAGTTTTCAAATTCAGATGCTTTACTTCCTCATCAAACAtggaaaaaagaaagaaggttaTTGGGGGGGACCGTTCAATAGCTCGGGTGTAACACACATAAGCGCTTGTTTGGATTGATGTATATCATTGGACTTGTCCTCCTCATAACTTAGGCGGGCTTCAAACTTTTCACAGATTATTCAAAACTAAATCTAAATCAAGGTTTATGAGCTAGTTTAAGTTCAGATATAAAAGCACCATAAAAATCGAACTTTTTAGTTGAACGTAAGGACAAATCTTTGAGTGGGTGAACACATGTAGACGTTAATACGTATGTACATGTAATTAATGGCTTTTTGGAAAAAGACTGGTCCA
The sequence above is a segment of the Hevea brasiliensis isolate MT/VB/25A 57/8 chromosome 11, ASM3005281v1, whole genome shotgun sequence genome. Coding sequences within it:
- the LOC110672724 gene encoding uncharacterized protein LOC110672724 yields the protein MATSSQSRRSSGPVLRSLSPCGRFPTHHTNSYLSSSASSSAFASSTSSSFSSPPTAFFNASHHRSASPTRVNLYTTSCPNSHSFRFSIGRSSSPNRSITVTKQNNPISLPKKTCMCSPTTHPGSFRCSLHKNTGVHNNGSGSVPYTPNRLNMRRSAMTNSLVRIGSVEGEWVKRALTALIRPSSHQQRRRADFQPRPSRLSVMSKADDI